The Candidatus Binataceae bacterium genome contains a region encoding:
- a CDS encoding DUF3313 domain-containing protein, translating to MREKLNLEKTTLKAMASLSVLLAGILMAGCAQTVAPQPNIIQRAQGETPAPPPPSGFLGSDYSLLQPAAPGSDQQAMLRYVNPSANWSSYNQIMVVPVTFWAADDTKVSEHDQQVLCDYFYVTLVQYLSKNFTIAYGPGPGVMKLAVALTDASAAVPGLRTISVVVPQARALSLIKNVATGTYAFVGSAEGDAKLTDSVSGQLLAAWADKRMGGTSVKNADVFQWGDAQNAMNYWANGLNERLVSLGAGKQSSTAAAAN from the coding sequence TTGCGGGAAAAACTGAATCTAGAGAAAACGACCCTCAAAGCCATGGCTAGCCTTTCAGTGCTGCTAGCCGGAATTCTGATGGCAGGATGTGCGCAGACGGTTGCGCCCCAGCCGAACATTATTCAGCGAGCCCAGGGCGAAACTCCAGCACCACCACCGCCAAGCGGATTCCTGGGGAGCGACTATTCGCTGCTTCAACCCGCGGCACCGGGGTCGGATCAGCAGGCGATGCTCCGGTACGTCAATCCGAGTGCCAATTGGAGCAGCTACAATCAAATCATGGTCGTACCGGTCACCTTCTGGGCGGCTGATGATACGAAGGTATCCGAGCATGACCAGCAGGTCCTTTGTGACTACTTCTACGTAACACTCGTCCAGTACCTCAGCAAGAACTTCACGATCGCCTATGGACCCGGCCCCGGTGTGATGAAACTTGCGGTAGCTCTGACCGATGCTTCAGCGGCCGTTCCGGGTTTGCGTACCATTTCAGTTGTCGTACCCCAGGCGCGGGCGCTCAGCCTGATCAAGAACGTGGCTACAGGCACTTACGCATTTGTTGGGTCCGCTGAGGGTGACGCCAAACTTACCGATTCCGTAAGCGGGCAATTGCTCGCAGCTTGGGCCGACAAACGCATGGGCGGCACGTCGGTCAAGAACGCAGACGTATTTCAGTGGGGCGATGCCCAGAACGCGATGAACTACTGGGCCAACGGACTTAACGAACGCTTGGTCTCACTGGGCGCCGGCAAACAATCGAGTACTGCCGCGGCCGCGAACTGA
- a CDS encoding cupin domain-containing protein, with protein MKRIEKVNVAQKFDLFSGYWNPRIAAELNDSYIKLAKMKGDFVWHHHENEDELFFVTKGRLLIKLHEGDVRLDPGEFVVIPRGVDHLPVAEDEVHVLLIEPKTTLNTGDVKSDKTVAELQKI; from the coding sequence ATGAAGCGCATCGAGAAGGTGAACGTCGCTCAGAAATTCGACCTCTTCAGCGGCTACTGGAATCCCAGGATCGCGGCCGAGTTGAACGACTCATACATCAAGCTGGCGAAGATGAAGGGCGATTTCGTCTGGCACCATCACGAAAACGAGGACGAACTCTTCTTCGTGACGAAGGGGCGCCTGCTCATAAAGCTGCACGAGGGCGACGTTCGCCTCGATCCCGGAGAATTCGTCGTCATCCCTCGCGGCGTCGATCACTTGCCGGTAGCCGAAGACGAGGTCCACGTGCTTCTGATCGAGCCAAAGACGACGTTGAACACTGGCGACGTCAAGTCCGACAAGACCGTCGCAGAGCTGCAGAAAATCTGA
- a CDS encoding ATP-binding cassette domain-containing protein encodes MATGNGDNRASAQPQIIVRNLTMAYGSFVLMRDLNFVVKRGDIFIIMGGSGCGKSTLLRHLIGLKEPATGEIIYGDVNFTRAAPEQRELMLRRFGILYQSGALWSSMTLAENIGLPLGEFTDLTPAQIREIAALKLALVGLKGFEDFYPNQISGGMQKRAGLARAMALDPDILFFDEPSAGLDPISSRLLDDLILELRANLGATIVVVTHELASIFTIANNSVFLDAESRVQIATGDPHEMLAHSQDPRVRRFLTRGQEGGEGAATHG; translated from the coding sequence ATGGCCACGGGTAACGGCGACAATCGCGCCAGCGCACAGCCGCAGATCATCGTGCGCAACTTGACGATGGCCTATGGCAGTTTCGTCCTGATGCGCGATCTCAACTTCGTGGTGAAGCGCGGAGACATCTTCATCATCATGGGCGGCAGCGGATGTGGCAAGAGCACGCTCTTGCGCCACCTGATTGGGCTCAAGGAGCCGGCCACGGGCGAGATCATTTACGGCGACGTCAACTTCACCCGCGCCGCGCCGGAGCAGCGCGAACTGATGCTGCGGCGGTTCGGAATCCTGTACCAGAGCGGGGCGCTGTGGAGTTCGATGACGCTGGCGGAAAACATCGGCCTGCCGCTTGGCGAGTTCACCGACCTGACGCCAGCGCAGATCCGCGAAATCGCGGCGCTCAAGCTCGCGCTGGTCGGGCTCAAGGGGTTCGAGGACTTCTACCCCAACCAGATCAGCGGCGGCATGCAGAAGCGCGCTGGGCTCGCGCGCGCGATGGCGCTCGATCCGGACATCCTGTTCTTCGACGAGCCGTCGGCCGGACTCGATCCGATAAGCTCACGCCTGCTCGACGACCTGATCCTCGAGTTGCGCGCGAACCTGGGCGCGACGATCGTCGTGGTCACCCACGAGCTCGCGAGCATCTTCACCATCGCCAACAACAGCGTCTTCCTGGACGCCGAATCGCGCGTGCAGATCGCGACCGGAGATCCGCACGAAATGCTCGCGCATTCGCAAGACCCGCGGGTGAGAAGGTTTCTCACGCGGGGACAGGAGGGAGGCGAGGGAGCCGCCACTCATGGGTAA
- a CDS encoding ABC transporter permease — translation MAHLSGPWHLQRDLPPISLLTAELGSRSGTKRLSYEAAGLTHWDSGLISYLTNAAEICRARGIAEDRAGLPEGLKRLLELAEAVPEKKGARSGASRVSFFARVGNATIGYGLSVNEFLDFLGELTVALGKFLRGKARYRKIDLLEVVQECGPNAVGIVTLISFLVGVILAFMGAVQLSQFGASIYVADLVGIGMVRDMAAMMTAIIMSGRTGAAFAAKLGTMKVTQEIDALTTMGVSPLEFLVLPRILALVLMMPLLCLFADLVGILGGMFVGVTMLDLSAGSYMRETISTLTLTNLFGGVIKGTFYGVLIAIAGCLRGFQCGNSSSAVGDAATQAVVMAIVMIVVACGLFAVVFNFLGI, via the coding sequence GTGGCGCACCTTTCCGGCCCTTGGCATCTGCAGCGCGACCTGCCGCCGATTTCGCTGCTGACGGCTGAACTCGGTTCGCGGTCGGGCACCAAGCGCCTTTCGTACGAGGCCGCAGGACTTACTCACTGGGACAGTGGGCTGATCTCATATCTGACGAATGCGGCCGAGATCTGCCGCGCCCGCGGTATCGCGGAGGACCGCGCCGGACTTCCGGAGGGTCTCAAGCGTCTGCTCGAACTGGCCGAGGCGGTGCCCGAAAAGAAGGGCGCGCGCAGCGGCGCGTCGCGCGTCTCCTTCTTCGCGCGCGTAGGCAACGCGACGATCGGTTACGGCCTTTCAGTGAACGAATTTCTGGATTTCCTCGGCGAACTGACCGTAGCCTTGGGGAAATTTCTCCGCGGCAAAGCGCGCTATCGAAAGATCGACCTGCTCGAAGTCGTCCAGGAGTGCGGCCCCAACGCCGTCGGAATCGTTACGCTGATCTCGTTTCTGGTCGGCGTCATCCTCGCCTTCATGGGCGCGGTGCAGTTGTCGCAGTTCGGCGCGTCGATCTACGTCGCCGACCTGGTCGGCATCGGCATGGTCCGCGACATGGCGGCGATGATGACGGCGATCATCATGTCGGGCCGAACCGGCGCAGCGTTCGCGGCAAAGCTCGGCACGATGAAGGTGACCCAGGAGATCGATGCGCTGACCACGATGGGCGTGTCGCCGCTGGAGTTCCTGGTCCTGCCGCGGATCCTCGCGCTGGTCCTGATGATGCCGCTTTTGTGCCTGTTCGCCGACCTGGTCGGAATACTGGGCGGCATGTTCGTCGGCGTGACGATGCTCGATCTGTCGGCCGGCAGCTACATGCGAGAAACCATCTCGACGCTGACTCTGACCAATCTGTTCGGCGGCGTAATTAAGGGCACTTTCTACGGCGTGCTGATCGCGATTGCCGGATGTCTGCGCGGCTTTCAATGCGGTAACAGCTCCTCGGCGGTCGGCGACGCGGCAACCCAGGCGGTGGTCATGGCGATCGTCATGATCGTGGTCGCTTGCGGGCTGTTCGCCGTGGTCTTCAACTTTCTGGGAATCTGA
- a CDS encoding MlaD family protein — MGKRVSPAVIGAFVIASFAILLVALIVVGSGKMFRRPVRFVCMFQGNLNGLKIGAPVKVRGVQIGEVSAIELRIQPSQGKLRPGIQGLRMPVFIDVDRAQLLSKGGSGEALQEGRLDEFIQMGMRAQLDTESLLTGLLYIDLDLHPKAPANYVLEPGGPYQEIPTVQTDLQELQERLTHTLDKFDKIDFQALVVSITDAANSIKSLAGSPELKATLESLKGTVANLNQALASARTLLNNANAQVGPLVADLRESSDEANKTMVETRAALVNLQQTLNPESPLAVRLNRTLDSLDETSRSIGDFVDYLQRNPGALVRGRYVPDKEKQQ; from the coding sequence ATGGGTAAACGGGTCAGTCCAGCGGTAATCGGGGCGTTTGTGATCGCGAGCTTCGCGATCCTGCTCGTGGCCCTGATCGTAGTCGGCTCGGGCAAGATGTTCCGGCGGCCGGTGCGCTTCGTCTGCATGTTCCAGGGCAACCTCAACGGACTCAAGATCGGAGCGCCGGTCAAGGTGCGGGGAGTGCAAATCGGCGAGGTCTCGGCGATCGAACTGAGGATCCAGCCCTCCCAGGGGAAGCTGCGTCCGGGAATTCAGGGGCTCAGGATGCCGGTCTTCATCGACGTGGATCGAGCGCAACTGCTCTCGAAAGGAGGGAGCGGCGAGGCGCTCCAGGAGGGCCGCCTGGATGAGTTTATCCAGATGGGAATGCGGGCGCAGCTTGATACGGAAAGTCTGCTCACCGGGCTTTTGTACATCGATCTCGATCTTCATCCCAAAGCGCCGGCTAACTACGTCCTCGAACCGGGCGGCCCTTACCAGGAGATCCCGACCGTCCAGACCGATCTGCAGGAATTGCAGGAGCGCCTGACCCACACGCTCGACAAGTTCGACAAAATCGACTTCCAGGCGCTGGTCGTCTCGATCACCGACGCCGCCAATTCGATCAAGAGTCTCGCCGGCTCGCCCGAGCTGAAGGCCACGCTCGAGTCCCTCAAGGGCACGGTTGCGAACCTGAACCAGGCGCTTGCCTCGGCACGCACTCTGCTCAACAACGCCAATGCCCAGGTCGGTCCGCTGGTCGCAGACCTGCGGGAGAGTTCCGACGAGGCCAACAAGACGATGGTGGAAACACGCGCCGCGCTGGTCAACCTGCAACAGACGCTGAATCCCGAGTCGCCGCTGGCGGTGCGGCTTAACCGGACTCTCGACTCGCTCGATGAGACCTCGCGCTCGATCGGCGACTTCGTCGACTATCTGCAGCGCAATCCGGGCGCCCTGGTCCGCGGACGCTACGTGCCGGATAAGGAAAAGCAACAGTAA
- a CDS encoding lipid-binding SYLF domain-containing protein yields MKMKGIVAVLLAQATLGLMLGAAVFAQVPSLAPTSAQIDRSVTTALRDLYGHNEGARALGAKAKAVLVFPDIKKAAFIVGAQYGYGALRKGTKTVGYYRTAAASYGFQAGVKKFGYALFFMTDSALAYLDASGGWAIGTGPSVVVLDQGAARSLTTTNLRSDVYAFVFSQKGLMGGIGLEGSKITKITPSE; encoded by the coding sequence ATGAAGATGAAAGGAATAGTCGCCGTGCTGCTGGCCCAAGCCACATTAGGATTGATGCTTGGTGCTGCGGTATTTGCACAGGTCCCGTCGCTGGCTCCTACGTCAGCTCAGATCGATCGGAGCGTGACCACGGCATTGAGGGATCTCTACGGGCACAATGAAGGGGCAAGGGCTCTCGGCGCAAAGGCCAAGGCAGTTCTCGTGTTCCCAGACATAAAAAAGGCAGCGTTCATCGTCGGTGCGCAATACGGCTACGGCGCACTTCGGAAAGGCACCAAAACCGTTGGCTACTACAGAACCGCGGCAGCATCCTACGGGTTTCAGGCCGGCGTCAAGAAATTTGGCTACGCGCTTTTCTTCATGACAGATTCGGCGCTGGCGTACCTCGACGCAAGTGGAGGCTGGGCGATCGGCACGGGGCCCAGCGTCGTCGTGCTCGATCAGGGCGCTGCTCGATCATTAACGACAACAAATCTGCGGTCAGACGTCTATGCTTTCGTGTTTTCCCAGAAGGGTCTTATGGGAGGTATAGGTCTCGAAGGATCGAAAATCACAAAGATCACGCCGAGTGAGTAA
- a CDS encoding TetR/AcrR family transcriptional regulator, whose amino-acid sequence MRDRILATAREAFYREGIRAVGVDTLIARSGVAKMSFYRSFPSKDDLVRAYLESEAEDYWRWWEDVIGRYAHAPRKQLRALFAATAEHAAAPQFRGCPFGNTLVEFPTESHPARAVIAAFKAERHARLRELARTAAARDPERLADELAIVLEGSGFCAEESRKAARTSAMVRAAEILIEAETRPA is encoded by the coding sequence GTGCGCGACCGCATCCTTGCGACCGCGCGCGAGGCGTTCTACCGCGAGGGCATCCGCGCGGTCGGCGTCGACACTCTGATCGCGCGCTCGGGCGTGGCCAAGATGAGCTTCTACCGGAGTTTTCCCTCCAAGGACGACCTCGTGCGCGCCTACCTCGAATCCGAGGCCGAGGATTACTGGCGATGGTGGGAAGACGTCATCGGCCGGTACGCACACGCGCCGCGAAAGCAGTTGCGGGCGCTCTTCGCCGCGACCGCCGAGCATGCCGCCGCGCCGCAGTTTCGCGGATGCCCCTTCGGCAACACGCTGGTCGAGTTCCCCACCGAGAGCCACCCGGCGCGCGCGGTTATCGCCGCCTTCAAGGCCGAGCGCCATGCCCGCCTGCGCGAGCTCGCGCGCACGGCCGCGGCGCGCGATCCTGAGCGGCTCGCGGACGAGCTCGCGATCGTCCTCGAAGGCTCGGGGTTCTGCGCGGAAGAGAGCCGAAAGGCGGCGCGCACCTCGGCGATGGTGCGCGCGGCGGAAATTCTGATCGAGGCGGAGACCCGCCCTGCCTGA
- a CDS encoding tetratricopeptide repeat protein gives MSTLGAKISTLVAVSLIFCCASVCRAGAVKGPDQVCDVTADAALTVQDYPTAIYLHRKLLRSEGNNALAHYHLGFAYGMVGRTSEEIGEYREAIRLGLNTWDLFMNLGLAYYDRHEVANAMAALETAVSLGPGHAETHFNLAVVYERENRLNEALQEIIAALLLAPRDLDAANTDAIICARMGDVVCARNIWTQLIRSAPDYAPARANLTILNGSCGGACDPDSSPQTALWSQFGSEE, from the coding sequence ATGTCGACACTCGGCGCAAAGATAAGCACTCTAGTTGCCGTGTCGCTGATTTTCTGCTGCGCCAGTGTCTGCAGAGCAGGAGCAGTAAAGGGGCCAGATCAGGTATGTGATGTTACCGCGGATGCCGCGCTGACAGTTCAAGATTACCCAACCGCCATATACCTGCATCGCAAGCTTTTACGCTCGGAAGGCAACAACGCGCTCGCGCATTACCATCTGGGGTTTGCGTACGGAATGGTCGGGCGCACGTCGGAGGAGATCGGTGAATACCGCGAAGCCATACGCCTCGGCCTTAACACGTGGGACCTGTTCATGAATCTGGGCCTCGCCTATTACGATCGTCATGAGGTCGCAAATGCGATGGCCGCTCTTGAGACCGCCGTCTCACTCGGCCCAGGACACGCCGAGACCCATTTCAATCTGGCCGTCGTTTACGAGAGGGAGAACCGACTGAACGAGGCGCTACAGGAGATCATCGCCGCGCTGCTTCTGGCGCCGCGAGATCTGGACGCGGCCAACACAGACGCAATCATCTGCGCGAGAATGGGAGATGTCGTGTGTGCTCGCAACATTTGGACACAGCTCATCCGGAGCGCACCAGACTATGCTCCAGCTCGGGCTAACCTCACTATCCTGAATGGATCGTGCGGAGGAGCTTGCGATCCAGACTCCAGTCCACAGACGGCTCTCTGGTCTCAATTTGGGAGCGAAGAATAA
- a CDS encoding PqiC family protein — MKINAIRLALGACVLAAGCSVLSPQPDRSRFFILTPISDGAGTGAQPASTSAGTHLTLGVGPVDFPDYLRRLPVVKRVAPNRVDLSDEERWAEPLDKNFVRVLSENLATLLDTQRIEKYPWPVKNRIDYQVEVDVERFETTSDGQAQLMASWIIRDGPSDKILYASRTVAGAPAGPDELSASAALSSDLATLSREIASRVAELNQHHTPQSAQSAAAPAF, encoded by the coding sequence ATGAAGATCAACGCGATCCGTCTTGCGCTCGGCGCGTGCGTGCTTGCCGCGGGATGCTCCGTGCTCTCGCCCCAGCCCGACCGTTCCAGGTTCTTCATCCTGACTCCGATCTCCGACGGCGCAGGAACGGGGGCGCAGCCGGCTTCGACGAGCGCCGGCACGCACCTCACCCTCGGCGTCGGTCCGGTCGATTTCCCCGACTATCTGCGCCGCCTGCCGGTGGTGAAACGCGTCGCGCCCAACCGCGTGGACCTCTCGGACGAAGAGCGATGGGCCGAACCGCTGGATAAGAACTTTGTGCGGGTGCTGTCCGAGAACCTGGCGACGCTGCTCGACACTCAGCGGATCGAGAAGTACCCGTGGCCGGTGAAGAACCGGATCGACTACCAGGTCGAGGTTGACGTCGAGCGATTCGAAACCACCAGCGACGGCCAGGCGCAATTGATGGCAAGCTGGATCATCAGGGACGGACCGAGCGACAAGATCCTGTACGCTTCGCGGACCGTGGCCGGAGCGCCGGCGGGCCCGGACGAGCTGAGCGCCTCGGCCGCCTTGAGCAGCGACCTCGCAACGCTAAGCCGGGAGATCGCCTCGCGCGTCGCTGAACTCAACCAGCATCACACGCCCCAGAGCGCGCAATCGGCCGCGGCTCCAGCGTTCTGA
- a CDS encoding sulfatase-like hydrolase/transferase, with the protein MRSLKNRSYAVALLLTIAIGLPVAHIAWAGDRKPNIVVIMADDVGWFNIGVYNQGMMAGRTPNLDKLAKEGMRFTDYYAEASCTAGRAAFITGELPVRTGMTTVGQAGAKIGIPAEAVTIATALKSMGYATGQFGKNHLGDRNEFLPTVHGFDEFFGYLYHLDAMEDPFHPGYPQELLNTVGPRNLVHSWATSVDNPTEMPRWGKIGKQKIEDAGPLPPHPMKGIKYNMETVDWAFVNDS; encoded by the coding sequence ATGCGCAGCTTGAAAAACAGGTCGTACGCGGTCGCGCTTTTGCTCACCATAGCCATAGGTCTGCCGGTCGCGCACATCGCATGGGCGGGAGACCGAAAGCCCAACATCGTCGTCATCATGGCTGACGACGTCGGCTGGTTTAACATCGGCGTTTACAACCAGGGCATGATGGCTGGCCGGACGCCGAACCTCGACAAGCTCGCCAAAGAGGGCATGAGGTTCACGGACTACTACGCCGAGGCGAGCTGCACGGCCGGCCGCGCAGCGTTCATCACCGGAGAGCTGCCGGTTCGCACCGGCATGACCACGGTCGGCCAAGCCGGTGCCAAGATCGGCATACCGGCGGAAGCCGTAACCATTGCCACGGCGCTTAAGTCGATGGGCTATGCCACGGGTCAGTTCGGCAAAAACCATCTGGGCGACCGTAACGAGTTCCTGCCCACTGTTCACGGATTTGATGAATTCTTCGGCTACCTATATCACCTGGATGCGATGGAAGACCCCTTCCATCCCGGCTATCCGCAAGAGCTGTTAAATACCGTCGGCCCGCGCAACCTGGTTCACTCCTGGGCGACCAGTGTGGATAACCCGACCGAGATGCCGCGCTGGGGGAAGATTGGCAAACAAAAGATTGAAGACGCCGGCCCGCTGCCGCCGCATCCCATGAAAGGCATCAAGTACAACATGGAGACGGTGGACTGGGCGTTTGTCAATGATTCGAT